A window of Sedimentibacter sp. MB31-C6 genomic DNA:
AATATTAATTCCAGCAAAGAAGAAACCAGTGAAATATAGATTCAATCCCCTTGATGCAATTTTAGAAAGGGTTTCTACATTGTCTCTATTGAATATTCCTACCAATGGTTTATTGAAGATAACAACGAGAATATACATTATAACGGAAATAAAGATTGATGTACTAATTGCATATTTAAATAGTTGTCGTATTTTTTCATTATTACCTTGTCCATAATTTTCACTTAATATCGGTTGTGTTCCTTGAGCAATACCTGTATAAATAGAAGTTGCAACTAATGCTAAATTAGCTACAATACCATATGCTGCTACACCGGTATTTCCAGCTTGATTTAAGATAAGTAAATTGAATACAATAAGAATAATACCTGAAGTAATCTCTGCTATAAAGGAAGATACTCCTAAACTACAATCATGAATTAACTGCTTTATTGATAATTTTGACTTTTGAATATGAAAATTATTTTTCTTTTTAAAGTAATGAATCATTAGAATACTCATACTGATAATAGGTGCTAGTCCAGTTGCAAATGCAGCTCCAAACATCCCCCATTTAAAAGTAAAGATAAAAATATAGTCTAGAAAAATATTAGAAAAACTTCCAATTAACATTCCTAACATGGATAATTTAGGATTTTCATCGTTCCTAACAAAAGAAATAAAAATGTTATTAAGAATAAAAAAAGGTGCAAAGGATAAAATTGTTTTAAGATAGATATTTGTCATAGCAAAGGTATTTTTATCTGCTCCTAATAAATTGCTAAGAATTGATGAACCAAATAAACCAATTATAAGAAAAAGTATCCCTGATAGTATACCTATTTTAATGGAGTTTGTAAAAGTAGCATTTGCTTTGTTTTGTTCATTTTTTGCTCGATAAATTGAAAATCTTGTAGCAGCTCCAATTCCAATCATAAGTCCTGTAGCATGAATAAAACTATAAATAGAAATTGATAAATTTAGAGATGTTAATCCATTTGCTCCTAATCCTTTAGAGATAAAAAAGGTATCAGCCAAAATATAGCATGAAATTCCAATCATACCTATAATATTAGTTGTCACATATCTTAAAAATGTCTTAATTAAATTCAATTTAAAATTTCCTCCTAAGATAAGCATAAAAAAAACCTAACAACTATTCCTACTAAGACCTAAAGGAATAAAGTTAAGTACCTTATATGAGTTACCCGGTGGCAACTCAATAGTATTTAATATTAATTTATTAAATATTATCATAAATGACGAATTTTGTAAACATAATTTAGATATAAATAAGAGTTAATTAGTTAAAATGAAACTAATTAACTCTTATTATATTATTAAGTTAAATCTAAGTATAAGGTACTAAAGTTGTCCTAATAATATCTGAACACCAAAAGATACCACGACTACTAATGTAGAAATAATAAATCCATGCATCATTGGTTTAAAGCCAGACTGGGATACTTCTTTAAAGTTTGTTTTTAATCCTATTGCTCCAAGAGCCATAATCATTAAAAATTTACTTATGTTAGAAGCACTATTACTTATACTGTTACTTATAATGCCTGTACTTTTTATTGCTACCATTAAGAGAAACAATAATATGAAATATGGAAAAATCTTTTTAAAATTAATCTTTGGTTTATTAATTGATTTATTGTCTATAATTTGTTTTTTTTGATTTAATTTTGCGTTTATTATAGAAAATATCATGACAGTTGGTATGATTGATAAAGTTCTTGTAAGTTTAACAATTACTGAATAAGCGCCGGCTGCATCAGAAAATGCATAGCCAGCAGCAACTACTGATGAAGTATCATTAACAGCAGTACCTGCCCATAAACCAAACCCCATATCGCTCATTCCAAAATATCGACCTGCTATTGGAAATAAAATAACCATAATTACATCAAAAATAAAAGTAGCTGAAATTGCATAGGCGATATCTTTGTCTTGAGAATCTATGACTGGAGCAATAGCAGCTATTGCTGAACCACCACATATTCCTGTACCTGCTGAAATAAGACTTGATAATTTCCAATTCATATTAAATAATTTGCCAACCAAGTAACCACCACCAAATGCGGTAAAAAGAGTAAAGCACATAACAATGAGTGAATATTTACCAACTTGCAACACCTGCGAAAAGCTTAATGTTAATCCCATTAAAACTATAGAAATTTTTAACACTCGTTTTGAAACAAATTGAATTCCTGTTGAAAATGTAGTGTATTTTGAAATTAATGGATTTAAAAGCATACCAATAATTAAAGAAAATACACTACCACTTATTAAGTGCATTGGAATAAATCTACTAATTAGTAGGGCGATTACTGCTAAAAGTATTGTTAATAAAATACCAGCTGAATATTTTTTTAATGTTTTCATTATTAACACCTCTCAAAAATAATTTTGTATTGATTATATCTTAGAATATCGATAAAATGAAATTATGATTATTTATAAACATATAAAATAAATTTATAGGTGGTAATAATGATAGACTTTAGACATAAAACATTTTTAGAGCTTTGCAAGGTTAGAAATTATACAAAAACAGCAGAAAATTTACATATGACACAGCCTGCAGTAACGCAACACATTAAATATTTAGAACAAATTTATGGTGGTAAGCTTTTTATTTATAGTGGTAAAAATCTTACTATTACAAGCAAAGGTAAAAAACTATATGAGTACACTCAAAGAATGATTGCAGATAGTAAGAAAATTGAAGAAATGGTTATATCTCATAATGAAAATATTACTATATCATTTGGAGCAACACTTACAATCGGAGAATTTGTTATGCCCAGTATTATCAGTAGGGTAATGAAAGAAAAGAAAAATTTGCATTTTAATATGTTCGTAGAGAATACCAAATCACTATTATTAAAACTTCAAAGTGGTGAAATATCTTTTGCTTTGTTAGAAGGCTTTTTTGATAAATCTAAATATGGTTATAAGCTTTTTAGAAAAGAACAATTTATTTCTGTTTGTTCATCAAAATCGCCACTTAAAAATGGGAAATATGCTTTAGAAGAACTTTTGAATGAACGTCTCATTTTAAGAGAAAAAGGGTCTGGTACTCGTGATATTCTAGAGCAAATTCTTCACGA
This region includes:
- a CDS encoding MATE family efflux transporter; amino-acid sequence: MLILGGNFKLNLIKTFLRYVTTNIIGMIGISCYILADTFFISKGLGANGLTSLNLSISIYSFIHATGLMIGIGAATRFSIYRAKNEQNKANATFTNSIKIGILSGILFLIIGLFGSSILSNLLGADKNTFAMTNIYLKTILSFAPFFILNNIFISFVRNDENPKLSMLGMLIGSFSNIFLDYIFIFTFKWGMFGAAFATGLAPIISMSILMIHYFKKKNNFHIQKSKLSIKQLIHDCSLGVSSFIAEITSGIILIVFNLLILNQAGNTGVAAYGIVANLALVATSIYTGIAQGTQPILSENYGQGNNEKIRQLFKYAISTSIFISVIMYILVVIFNKPLVGIFNRDNVETLSKIASRGLNLYFTGFFFAGINIIISASLSSINEPKHAYIISILRSGCIIVPLAILLSYFFGMTGIWISFPLSEIITLIIGMYFGKNAQQSL
- a CDS encoding YeiH family protein, coding for MKTLKKYSAGILLTILLAVIALLISRFIPMHLISGSVFSLIIGMLLNPLISKYTTFSTGIQFVSKRVLKISIVLMGLTLSFSQVLQVGKYSLIVMCFTLFTAFGGGYLVGKLFNMNWKLSSLISAGTGICGGSAIAAIAPVIDSQDKDIAYAISATFIFDVIMVILFPIAGRYFGMSDMGFGLWAGTAVNDTSSVVAAGYAFSDAAGAYSVIVKLTRTLSIIPTVMIFSIINAKLNQKKQIIDNKSINKPKINFKKIFPYFILLFLLMVAIKSTGIISNSISNSASNISKFLMIMALGAIGLKTNFKEVSQSGFKPMMHGFIISTLVVVVSFGVQILLGQL
- a CDS encoding LysR family transcriptional regulator — its product is MIDFRHKTFLELCKVRNYTKTAENLHMTQPAVTQHIKYLEQIYGGKLFIYSGKNLTITSKGKKLYEYTQRMIADSKKIEEMVISHNENITISFGATLTIGEFVMPSIISRVMKEKKNLHFNMFVENTKSLLLKLQSGEISFALLEGFFDKSKYGYKLFRKEQFISVCSSKSPLKNGKYALEELLNERLILREKGSGTRDILEQILHEVNLSKDNFKSIIEIGNMSAIKELVAQDLGITFMYKAAAQKDLVNSELYKINLDNFEVNREFNFVYLKDSVHENIYLKWFDLLSK